Genomic DNA from Vagococcus luciliae:
AGAATGAATGAGTGTAACATCAACTTCATTGAAATCCATTTTCTTAGGTAATCCATCTTGATGTAGTAACCCATTAGAATGTTCGTTTAAACCTCTTTGGGAGGAGGGTCAGGATCAGCAAAATAGATATCAATATCATTCGAATTACTAATTGATTTCCAATTAGAAAATTCTTTACCACAATCAAATGTAATAGATTTAAACAAGTGCTTAGGAATTTTTTGAAACCATTCATTTAAGCAATTTTCAATATCTATGGCTTGTCTACCTGCTGGTTTCAAAGTAATAATAACTTTTGATAGTCTCTCAACTAGTGTGATAATAGCACTTTTATAATTTTTTCCAACAATCGTGTCACCTTCAAGGTGACCAAATTCATTTTTAAAGTCATCATATTTCTTATTTCGATGATGAATGGTTCTTCTAAAGGCTTGTTTCCCTTTTTTTCTTTATGTCCATTGATTTTTCTTTTACCTCTCATTGGTAAAGAAGAGACATCAAAATCGCCTCTTTTAAATAAATGATAAAGAGTACGAACAGAACAAGAAATAGGAAACTCAGTACGACCAACAACCACATCTGGGGTCCAACTTTGAACCACTTTCTTTTGGATATATTCTTTTTCGTTATCAGGTAAATAGGTAGACCGTCTATCGCAATTTTTTTATTTGTTTTGTATCGTTGATAATAATCAAGAATAGATAACCCATCGTTTAATGCGTTATAGACATTATAAATAGTCTGTCTAGATTGTTTCAATTGTTTAGCAACGAATATTACTTTCTTATTTTGATAGTAATATGATTCTATTAAAACGAGTTCGTCTGTAGTAATATGTGTATAGGTCATTTGTAATCACTTTCCTTGTTTTCTTTGGTCAGAAATACAACTTGAGTGTATCACAAAGGATTTTTTCGTTGTCTAGATTAATTTTACAATTGATATTTATAAAAATATCAGTAATTAATCAATTCCTTAAAATAGGTTTAAAAGTATTTTAGTTTTAACATAAAAAAGAATGTTTAATATATCTTGGATTTTGATTATCTATTAATATTAATTTTATTAATAGTGGTATTGAGATAGGAAAAACAAAATATTAGGAACAGAGTATGGAATAGTTTCATTAGAAAAATGAAAAGAAATCTAGAAAACTAAAAAAGCTTTCTAGATTCTAAATTCTAATGTTTGAACTCTTACCAATAGTAGTTGACAAAGAGTGTTAATAGTACGTTTTTTAGTAGTTAATCTCAATCTTTTAATTAGATATTATTTCTAATGGATACAAACAGAAATTTCAAAATTTATAGAACAAGCTTTGTACGTGACTAAAGTATAAAATATTTTTATTTTTTAAAATTTTTATATAAATTGAAAAAAATTCTACTTATGTTATTACTAGACGTAGTTAATTTAAGCCTATTTTTTATTTTGCTAACCTGATTAGAGGTTAGTTTTGTATAGTCCATTCGTTTGTTTAATATCTCTAATGAAGAATTAGGAGTGTATATTAGATAGAATAAAGTAGATCTTTTTCTTGAATTTAAGTGACAAGAATGAATTAACCCTCTTATCATTGAAAGTAATTCTTGGATTTGTTTTTCATCATTGACAAATTTATAAGAATATCCTATACCAAATTTTATTTTTCTATTTTTTTCATTTGTTGAAGTGACGCCGTATATTATATTAATTAGTCTATAATAAAGTAGCCAAAATTCTCGATTAGATTGATTACTCTTTTTATAAATATAAAAGGAATATTTAATATTATCAATAATTTTTTTGAGTTTAATCTCTGAAATAGATATTAATAGCTTTTTATTAATGGTTTTAAATTGATAACCTAGATAGCTGAAATTTAGGTTGTCAGAAGAATTAAATCTAGTAATCATGGTTTTTTCTTTATTGATAATCAAGTGATTCTTAGTGAAAATTTCGGAAAGATTATTATTAATATCTAAATCATTAATTCCTCTTAAAGAATCATAGTTGATTATTATTATATCATCTACATATCTAAAATAGAAAGTGGGATTAAAGACAGAATTTATTTGTTCATCAAATCTTTCAAGATAGATTTCAGAAAGTACCGAAGAAAATGGTAATCCTAAAGGAATTCCTGTCACTGATCCAGAGAAAAAAATGGGTTGAAGTACATTGAAAGTTTGTTGGGAAAGCAGATTTCCTTTTTTTAGTTTTTTATATAGTTCATGTTTGTTAATTGAAGGATAAAAATTTTTGATATCTGAACGTATAATAACCAAATTGATTTCAGGAACTTTATAATTAATGTAATCGCCATGCGTTAAAGTTGCAATTAATTGTTTGATTATAAAGTCTCTATTAGATAAATTGATTGAATATTTTTTCACTAATTCATTTTTAATTTTATTATATTCTTTTTTTTGTTCGTCATTGGGGTTAAAAAAAACCCTTTTACCGTTATTTATTTTATTTAAATTCGGAATACGTACCATTAATTTAACCTCCAGGCTAGATTTCTTCTCCTCATGGAAAAAAACCATGAGGAGTTATCTAAAAATAGATATTTTTGGTTACAAAAAAATGAAGTAAACCTTGTGTGTGTATTCCGCATCGTCATATAAAATGAAATTTATTAGAATTGGAATTGTAGAGCACAACTTGTGTCTACAAGAAATCTAGTATAATATAATATATTATACAGATAATTGTATCTTATTATGTTATTTATTTCAATAGGAGGGCAGTTTATTGAAGAAAGACTTATTTCTTAGAACAGATGTATTACCTACAGAAGTACCAACGCTTTTTTCAAATAAAAGCGTTTATTTGAATTTTTCAAAAAATAAGTTTAGTTTAAATGATGGTATAAATAATGCATTAAAAAAAATAACAGTTCCTTATTTCTTTTTCATTCCAAAATCTGATAAAGAAGAAAGAAAAATTGGGTTAGTTCATCCAATTGGACAACTGCAAATGTTTAATTATGTTTTAAAATATGAAAAATTAATAACAAGTTTCTGCAAAAACTCACAATACAGTGTTCGTTCACCAATTAAAAGGAATATACCTAAAATAACAAAACAAGAAGTTAGAATAAAAGAAATATTAAAAATTGAAGAGGAATTCAGTTTTTCTGATAAAATTTCAGTTACAAGTGAAGAAGATCAGGTATTATTTTATAATTATTTTTCCTATAGAAACTATTTGAGAATAAAAGATTTATATAATTCACCAAGATTTAATAGGGATAAGTATAAGTATTCATATTTTATAAAATTAGATATTCAGAGATGCTTCCCTAGTATTTATACTCATTCATTGGCCTGGGCTATATTTGGAGATAAAGCTCTTGCAAAAAAATATAAGGGGAAAAAATTTGACAATACTTTTCCTAATGAAAGTGATACAATTTGTCAAAAAATCAATTTTAATGAAACACATGGTCTAGTTGTAGGACCTGAATTTTCTAGAGTTATGGCGGAATTATTATTTACTAGGATAGATATTGACTTACAAATGAAATTAAAAGAACATGGTCTAATTAACAAGAAGAATTATTCTATATACAGATATGTAGACGACTATTTTATTTTTTCTCAACATAAAGAAGAAGCAAAACTTATTGAGGATTGTTTAAAAAAAGAATTAAACAAATATAATCTAAACTTGAATATAAACAAAAGTCAAATGCAAGAGAAACCGTTTAGAATAAGTGGTAATCAAATTATGAAATTAAAATTGATTCTTAAACAGTTTAATCAAGATAAAAAAATGTCATATGATATAAAAAAGGAAAACTCTAATTCTAATAATGAAGTAATGTTCTTTTCAAGTTATAAAGGAAGTCGTAATCAATGGAATCATTTGTTTAATAGGGTGGAAGAATTAATTGTTGATAACAAAGAAGAAAAATCTAAAATAGTGAACTATTTTTTGAAATCAATCCGAAGCTCAATAAGTTATGATGGTAATCATAATTATGTGATTGCTAATATTTTGGAAATAGTTTCCAATATTTTTGTTCTAGATATTAATTATAATAGTACAAATTACTTGATTTCTATTTATATAAAAATTTTGAATAAAGCTAGAGAAATTGCTAAAAAATGCGAACAAAAAGTACAAATTTGTGATAATGAAGAGAATAGGCGTGATTATGAAATAAATATGGTAAATTTAGCTTTTATGGAAGAACACATTTTTCAAAATGCATTTAGGATCTTGAAAAATAATATGAGTAATATAGAACAAATGAATGATTTAATCGTGTTTATGAAGTTTTTAGATAAAAAAGTGTCGTCTTCTTTTTTATGTGAGATATTGTCTAAATATCAAGACTCTTATTTTATTTGTTGCGGAGTAGCATATTATATATTAGATAATAAACAAGAAAAACTGGATTCGAGATTTAAGACAGTAAAATCTAAATTATTAAAAACTATTACTAATAAAATTTATAATTACAAATCAAAAGGTTCTGATTATATGATTTTGGAGGGGGAGTACTTTTATTTTCTAAATGATTTTTCAAAGTATCCGGGATTTGAAAGTAGTGAGAAGAACAAATTAGTAGAAAAGTTACGAACAGAATATAAACGTTGTTCTTCTGGAAATACTTATGTATGGGATAGAATAACTAAATATTCATATTTTGAATGGGACAGTGATGCGGACAGTTTTGTTAGAAAAATAGTTAAAAAGAGTTCCAATACTAGTTTAAATAGTATGGTTGAATATTGATGGCTATACTATCCATAAGTTTATATTAAAAATTTTGTTAGTATTTATATTGATTAGAATATATACAAAAAGACCTGTGTCAATCATTAAGATTGTTAGGTCTTTTTAATTATTAGTAAATAAATTCTATTTAGTTTGTAAATTAAAAAATTAACTCGGAAGAGAAGGTATAATAAAAAAAACCCTACCGAAATTTTCGGTAGGGTTTTTGGTAGGAAATTATATCATTTTTAATGGTAATCAATCATTTTAGCAATTGTAAAACGTTGATTTATCGGCATTCCTCATTTATATTATGTTAGCTTTTTACTCCCACTCAACAGTTGCAGGTGGTTTACTTGTAATATCATACACGATACGGTTAACGTGATCGACTTCGTTTACAATACGAACTGAGATTTTTTGTAGTAAGTCCCAATCAATACGAGCAAAGTCAGCAGTCATACCATCAATAGATGTAATCGCACGGATACCGATAGTGTAGTCATAAGTACGACCGTCTCCCATAACCCCAACAGAACGGATACCTGGTAAAACAGTAAAGTATTGCCAAATATCACGATCTAAACCAGCATTTGCGATTTCTTCACGTAAGATAGCGTCACTTTCACGCACGATTTCTAATTTTTCTTCAGTAATTTCGCCTAAGACACGGATTCCTAAACCAGGACCTGGGAATGGTTGACGCCATACAATTGAGTCAGGCATGCCAAGTTCAGTACCTAACGCACGAACTTCGTCTTTAAATAATGTGTTTAATGGTTCAATTAATTTGAATGCCATATCCTCAGGAAGTCCACCAACGTTATGATGTGATTTGATCACTTCAGCTGTATCAGTTCCACTTTCGATAACATCTGTGTAAAGTGTTCCTTGAGCTAAGAATTCAATCCCATCAAGTTTTGCTGCTTCATCATCAAATAAGTAGATAAATTCATTACCAATGATTTTACGTTTTTGTTCAGGATCAGAAACACCTTTTAATTTATCCAAGAAGCGATCTTTTGCATCCACTTTAATGATGTTTAAGCCAAATTTTCCACCTAAACTTTCCATTACTTGTTCTGCTTCACCTTTACGTAATAGACCATGATCAACAAAGATACAAGTTAATTGATCCCCAATCGCGCGTTGTAACAATACTCCAACAACACTTGAATCAACCCCACCTGATAAAGCAAGTAAGACTTTTTTGTCGCCAACTTGTTCGCGGATTTTAGCAGTTTCAATATCGATAAAGCTATCCATTGACCAATCACCTTTGCATCCACAGATGTCAAAAGCAAATTGACGTAGCATGTCATTACCATTGATTGAATGACGAACTTCTGGATGGAACTGAACAGCATACATTTTTTTCGCATGATTTTCCATAGCGGAGATTGGACAGTTTTCACTTGTCGCTGTAACAGTAAATCCTTCAGGAACTTCTGTCACTAAATCACCATGACTCATCCAAACTTGTTGTTCTTTTGGTAAAGAATCAAATAAAGTTGATTCAGTTGTTAAAGACAACATGGCTTTACCATACTCACGGCTGTTAGCTTCAGACACAACGCCACCTAATTTATATGTCATTAATTGCATACCGTAACAAATACCTAAAATAGGAATCCCTAATTCAAATATTTCTGGATCAATGTTAAAACTTCCTTCATCATAGACACTGTTTGGCCCACCAGAGAAAACAATTCCCTTAGGAGCAATTTCTTTGATTTCTGCTGCAGTGATTTTGTGGCTCAATAATTCTGAGAATACACCCAATTCACGAATACGTCGCGTAATTAATTGATTGTACTGGCTACCAAAATCTAACACTATAATCTTTTCCATATCTTTAAGTTCAGATACTTTCGTCACTTACTTCACCTTTTCTTTCTATATATTAATTTTATTAAAACTTACGTAAATAAATTTCATCAATCTCGTGGTTTTGTGCTTTATGTAAAATAACATCTGCACGACTACGAGTTGGCAAAATGAACTCATTGAGGTTTTTTAGATTGACATCTTTCCACACACGACGAGCCATTGCTAATGCATCTTCACGCGGACCATTAGCATATTCATAATAATAATTAGTTTTATCATTTTTTGCAAGAACCAATAAATCTTCAAAGCGTTTTAAATACCAACTTTCAATCAGTTTTGGATCAGCATCAACATAGACTGAAAAGTCGAAGAAGTCACTGATATAAATGTGTTGGTTGGCTGGTGATTGCAAGACGTTAATCCCTTCGACTATTAATATATCTGGTTGCGAAATTGTTTCAAATTCTCCAGGAATAATATCATAAATCTCATGAGAATAGATAGGGATTTTTAAATTATCTCCACCATTTTTAACAGCATTTAAAAAAGATAGTAATTTTTCCATGTCATAACTCTCAGGAAATCCTTTTTTATTTAAAATACCTTGTTTGGTTAGTTCATCCGTTGAATATAAAAATCCATCTGTTGTAATCAGTTGGACATGACGTCGCTTAAAAATACGGGAGAGCATCATTTGTAACAAACGAGCCGTCGTACTTTTTCCAACAGCTACACTACCAGCAACCCCAATAATAAAGGGAGAGGAAGGTAAAAATTTTTGCATAAATAATCCTTTACTAAGATGGAGGGATTCGTACTCTTTCATATAAATATTGATTAAATGAGTTAGTGGAATATAAATATCTTGTACATCTTGTAATGAAATAGTGTCATTATAGCTTTTAATTTGTTGTAGTTCTTCATCTGTTAGAGGCGCAGTTCCATTACGATAAAAGCTTTGCCATTCCTCACGAGTTAAATGATAGAAATTCGTTTTTTCATCCATAAACAGTATCCTCTACTTATTATCTTCAATCAAATTGGGTAATTGTTGGGTGATGTATTGTCCTAAT
This window encodes:
- a CDS encoding RNA-directed DNA polymerase codes for the protein MVRIPNLNKINNGKRVFFNPNDEQKKEYNKIKNELVKKYSINLSNRDFIIKQLIATLTHGDYINYKVPEINLVIIRSDIKNFYPSINKHELYKKLKKGNLLSQQTFNVLQPIFFSGSVTGIPLGLPFSSVLSEIYLERFDEQINSVFNPTFYFRYVDDIIIINYDSLRGINDLDINNNLSEIFTKNHLIINKEKTMITRFNSSDNLNFSYLGYQFKTINKKLLISISEIKLKKIIDNIKYSFYIYKKSNQSNREFWLLYYRLINIIYGVTSTNEKNRKIKFGIGYSYKFVNDEKQIQELLSMIRGLIHSCHLNSRKRSTLFYLIYTPNSSLEILNKRMDYTKLTSNQVSKIKNRLKLTTSSNNISRIFFNLYKNFKK
- a CDS encoding RNA-directed DNA polymerase, which gives rise to MKKDLFLRTDVLPTEVPTLFSNKSVYLNFSKNKFSLNDGINNALKKITVPYFFFIPKSDKEERKIGLVHPIGQLQMFNYVLKYEKLITSFCKNSQYSVRSPIKRNIPKITKQEVRIKEILKIEEEFSFSDKISVTSEEDQVLFYNYFSYRNYLRIKDLYNSPRFNRDKYKYSYFIKLDIQRCFPSIYTHSLAWAIFGDKALAKKYKGKKFDNTFPNESDTICQKINFNETHGLVVGPEFSRVMAELLFTRIDIDLQMKLKEHGLINKKNYSIYRYVDDYFIFSQHKEEAKLIEDCLKKELNKYNLNLNINKSQMQEKPFRISGNQIMKLKLILKQFNQDKKMSYDIKKENSNSNNEVMFFSSYKGSRNQWNHLFNRVEELIVDNKEEKSKIVNYFLKSIRSSISYDGNHNYVIANILEIVSNIFVLDINYNSTNYLISIYIKILNKAREIAKKCEQKVQICDNEENRRDYEINMVNLAFMEEHIFQNAFRILKNNMSNIEQMNDLIVFMKFLDKKVSSSFLCEILSKYQDSYFICCGVAYYILDNKQEKLDSRFKTVKSKLLKTITNKIYNYKSKGSDYMILEGEYFYFLNDFSKYPGFESSEKNKLVEKLRTEYKRCSSGNTYVWDRITKYSYFEWDSDADSFVRKIVKKSSNTSLNSMVEY
- the guaA gene encoding glutamine-hydrolyzing GMP synthase — protein: MEKIIVLDFGSQYNQLITRRIRELGVFSELLSHKITAAEIKEIAPKGIVFSGGPNSVYDEGSFNIDPEIFELGIPILGICYGMQLMTYKLGGVVSEANSREYGKAMLSLTTESTLFDSLPKEQQVWMSHGDLVTEVPEGFTVTATSENCPISAMENHAKKMYAVQFHPEVRHSINGNDMLRQFAFDICGCKGDWSMDSFIDIETAKIREQVGDKKVLLALSGGVDSSVVGVLLQRAIGDQLTCIFVDHGLLRKGEAEQVMESLGGKFGLNIIKVDAKDRFLDKLKGVSDPEQKRKIIGNEFIYLFDDEAAKLDGIEFLAQGTLYTDVIESGTDTAEVIKSHHNVGGLPEDMAFKLIEPLNTLFKDEVRALGTELGMPDSIVWRQPFPGPGLGIRVLGEITEEKLEIVRESDAILREEIANAGLDRDIWQYFTVLPGIRSVGVMGDGRTYDYTIGIRAITSIDGMTADFARIDWDLLQKISVRIVNEVDHVNRIVYDITSKPPATVEWE
- the coaA gene encoding type I pantothenate kinase, translating into MDEKTNFYHLTREEWQSFYRNGTAPLTDEELQQIKSYNDTISLQDVQDIYIPLTHLINIYMKEYESLHLSKGLFMQKFLPSSPFIIGVAGSVAVGKSTTARLLQMMLSRIFKRRHVQLITTDGFLYSTDELTKQGILNKKGFPESYDMEKLLSFLNAVKNGGDNLKIPIYSHEIYDIIPGEFETISQPDILIVEGINVLQSPANQHIYISDFFDFSVYVDADPKLIESWYLKRFEDLLVLAKNDKTNYYYEYANGPREDALAMARRVWKDVNLKNLNEFILPTRSRADVILHKAQNHEIDEIYLRKF